From one Sulfurimonas sp. genomic stretch:
- a CDS encoding type II toxin-antitoxin system Phd/YefM family antitoxin, with the protein MHTMTFSQIRQHLATAIDTVVNNHSPIIVTRQNKEPVVLISLDDYKSIEETAYLMQSMTNASRLNSAIAQLEAGQGKTRELIEE; encoded by the coding sequence ATGCATACTATGACATTTTCTCAAATAAGACAACATCTAGCCACTGCCATAGATACTGTTGTAAATAACCACTCTCCCATTATCGTTACCAGACAAAACAAAGAGCCTGTAGTGCTCATCTCTCTTGATGATTACAAGTCCATAGAAGAAACAGCTTATCTTATGCAAAGCATGACAAACGCATCAAGACTAAACAGTGCCATAGCACAACTTGAGGCGGGGCAAGGTAAAACAAGAGAGCTGATAGAGGAATGA
- the tilS gene encoding tRNA lysidine(34) synthetase TilS: MLEKKMLSKLKDKKNLLAFSGGADSTALFFLLLKHNIPFDIAIVDYNIREQSKAEVAYAQELARTHNLICHLHNAKKVEQNFEAKAREIRYNFFEELILKHNYENLLTAHHLGDRFEWMLMQFCKGAGCAEIAGMQKEQNRGFYTLIRPLLHLDKKELLAYLHTNKKTYFEDESNFDEDIKRNSFRHNYSLPLLEKYLGGIKKSFDYLDEDRSQLIEAIEIKTIDEFGYFKSSHNKRSDIFAIDKYLKSKLYMLSADERELLKTKTTLVVGRKYLVVQDRNFVFIAPSLQEKAEIMPHKFKEECRVLKIEPKLRLYLYKNPDIFLKVKELLAAV; encoded by the coding sequence ATGCTTGAAAAAAAAATGCTCTCAAAACTCAAAGATAAAAAAAATCTTTTAGCATTTTCAGGCGGAGCGGATTCTACTGCTCTGTTTTTTCTTCTTCTAAAACATAATATTCCCTTTGATATAGCAATTGTTGACTACAACATTAGAGAGCAAAGCAAAGCAGAAGTTGCTTATGCACAAGAGCTGGCTCGTACTCATAATTTAATATGCCATCTTCACAATGCAAAAAAAGTTGAACAAAATTTTGAGGCAAAAGCAAGAGAGATACGATACAACTTTTTTGAAGAACTGATTTTAAAACATAACTACGAAAATCTTTTAACGGCTCATCATCTTGGAGACAGATTTGAGTGGATGCTTATGCAGTTTTGCAAAGGTGCGGGATGTGCTGAGATTGCAGGAATGCAAAAAGAGCAAAACAGAGGTTTTTATACACTCATCCGTCCCCTGCTCCATCTGGATAAAAAAGAGCTTCTTGCCTATCTTCATACAAACAAAAAAACATACTTTGAAGATGAGAGCAACTTTGATGAGGATATAAAGAGAAACTCCTTTAGACACAACTACTCTCTTCCTCTGTTGGAGAAGTATCTAGGCGGAATCAAAAAAAGTTTTGACTATCTTGACGAGGACAGAAGCCAACTCATAGAAGCCATAGAGATAAAAACCATAGACGAGTTTGGGTACTTCAAAAGCTCACATAACAAAAGATCTGACATTTTTGCGATAGATAAATACCTAAAATCCAAACTCTATATGCTAAGCGCAGATGAAAGAGAACTTTTAAAAACCAAAACAACTCTGGTGGTCGGCAGAAAATATTTAGTTGTTCAAGACAGAAATTTTGTCTTTATAGCACCGTCTTTGCAGGAAAAAGCAGAGATTATGCCCCATAAGTTCAAAGAGGAGTGCAGAGTTTTAAAAATAGAGCCTAAACTCCGCCTATACCTATACAAAAACCCTGATATTTTTTTAAAAGTAAAAGAATTACTTGCTGCTGTTTGA
- the rimO gene encoding 30S ribosomal protein S12 methylthiotransferase RimO: MGNKLHIVSLGCTKNLVDTEVMMGKLQNFTLTDNQEEADVIIVNTCGFIDAAKQESINTVLNLHDSRKEDSVLVMAGCLSERYKEELSKDMPEVDIFTGVGDYDKIDELLVEKKSRFSEAVYLIDGAERVVTGSTYHAYIKLSEGCNQTCSFCAIPSFKGKLNSRTLDSIAKEVEGLVAKGYWDFSFVSQDSSSFLRDQNVKDGLSLLIQRIELIEGVKSARILYLYPSTTTIALLKNIAKSEIFHNYFDMPIQHINDDMLKLMKRGFGKKQTLELLEFMRALPNSFVRTSFIVGHPQESQEMFEEMCEFAANFGFDRINVFAYSDEETTTAHEMKDKIPAKVINKRAEILGKIASKCMEKSLKGEIGKEVLVVIDGESEEHEYLLSAKELIWAPEIDGEIYVNDRTSDEELEFGKIYKAKITDILGNILTATVDNA; this comes from the coding sequence ATGGGCAACAAACTTCACATAGTATCTCTGGGATGCACAAAAAATCTAGTCGACACGGAAGTTATGATGGGTAAACTTCAAAACTTCACGCTAACCGACAATCAAGAAGAAGCAGATGTTATCATCGTAAATACCTGCGGTTTTATCGATGCGGCAAAGCAGGAGTCTATAAACACTGTTTTAAATCTTCATGACAGTAGAAAAGAGGACTCTGTTTTAGTAATGGCGGGATGTCTGAGCGAGAGATACAAAGAGGAACTATCCAAAGATATGCCCGAAGTTGATATCTTTACGGGTGTCGGCGATTATGATAAAATTGATGAGCTTTTAGTTGAGAAAAAGAGCAGATTCTCTGAAGCGGTATATCTAATCGACGGTGCAGAGCGTGTAGTAACGGGTTCTACTTATCACGCTTATATAAAACTCTCGGAAGGGTGTAACCAAACTTGCAGTTTCTGTGCAATTCCATCTTTTAAAGGTAAGCTAAACTCAAGAACTCTTGACTCAATCGCTAAAGAGGTTGAGGGGCTTGTCGCAAAAGGATACTGGGACTTTTCATTTGTATCACAAGACAGCAGTTCGTTTTTGCGAGACCAAAATGTAAAAGACGGGCTTAGCCTGCTTATCCAAAGGATAGAACTTATCGAGGGAGTAAAGAGTGCGAGAATCCTCTATCTTTACCCGTCAACTACTACTATCGCCCTGCTAAAAAACATAGCAAAAAGCGAGATTTTTCACAACTATTTTGATATGCCGATTCAGCACATAAATGACGATATGTTAAAACTGATGAAGAGAGGTTTCGGCAAAAAGCAGACGCTTGAACTCTTAGAGTTTATGAGAGCGCTTCCTAACTCTTTTGTGCGAACCAGTTTCATTGTCGGGCATCCGCAGGAGAGCCAAGAAATGTTTGAGGAGATGTGTGAATTTGCCGCAAATTTCGGATTTGACCGCATTAATGTTTTTGCATACTCCGATGAAGAGACGACGACGGCACATGAGATGAAAGATAAAATCCCTGCAAAAGTTATCAACAAAAGAGCCGAGATTTTAGGCAAAATCGCCTCTAAATGTATGGAAAAGTCTCTTAAAGGCGAGATAGGCAAAGAGGTTTTAGTCGTAATTGACGGCGAGAGCGAAGAGCATGAGTATCTTTTAAGCGCAAAAGAGCTTATCTGGGCACCAGAGATTGACGGCGAAATATATGTCAATGACAGAACTAGTGATGAAGAACTTGAATTTGGCAAAATTTACAAAGCAAAAATCACCGATATACTCGGAAATATTTTAACTGCGACAGTAGATAATGCTTGA
- the nusA gene encoding transcription termination factor NusA: MEKILDIVEAIAHEKGLNPEKVTEALKAAFIQTAKRVINPKFAFEAVINNQTKTIDIIQTITVVEDNDEKLQDQNIAPAYISISEARGYDDQVELDDQLQIPHDLEQYGRTAASSLHREIEYHIQRLVEDEIFNKYKSKIGTLVTGRVTRVDPQNATYIEIDEIRAVLPMKSRIKGEKFKVGDHLKAVVRHVNMDKDNGIQIELSRTSPKFLEELLALEVPEIADGTVIVEKSARIPGERAKIALISTHPQVDAVGATVGVKGVRINAVSQELIGENIDCIEYTSIPELFLSRIMSPAIISAVEIVRNENGEATKAIITLPSDQKSKAIGKNGINIRLASMLSGLNIELVENDSKIGKTIEKNEPQKQKEGVDALKALFN, translated from the coding sequence ATGGAAAAAATTTTAGATATAGTCGAAGCAATCGCACATGAAAAAGGTCTCAACCCTGAAAAAGTAACCGAAGCTTTAAAAGCAGCATTTATTCAAACGGCAAAGAGGGTTATTAACCCGAAATTTGCTTTTGAGGCAGTTATAAACAACCAAACAAAAACTATTGATATCATTCAAACAATTACCGTTGTAGAAGATAATGATGAAAAACTTCAAGATCAAAATATAGCTCCGGCTTACATCTCTATATCGGAGGCAAGAGGATATGATGACCAAGTAGAACTTGACGATCAGCTTCAAATCCCGCATGATTTAGAGCAGTACGGCAGAACAGCGGCATCGTCGCTTCATCGTGAGATAGAGTATCATATTCAAAGATTGGTGGAAGATGAGATTTTTAACAAATACAAATCAAAAATCGGCACACTCGTCACCGGCAGAGTTACCAGAGTCGATCCTCAAAATGCGACTTACATAGAAATTGACGAAATCAGAGCCGTACTGCCGATGAAAAGCCGTATAAAAGGCGAAAAGTTTAAAGTCGGAGACCACTTAAAAGCGGTAGTCCGTCATGTAAATATGGACAAAGACAACGGCATCCAAATCGAACTCTCACGCACTTCGCCAAAATTTTTAGAAGAGCTTTTGGCACTTGAAGTTCCCGAAATTGCAGACGGAACCGTTATCGTAGAAAAAAGTGCCAGAATTCCCGGCGAGAGAGCTAAAATAGCACTTATCAGCACACACCCTCAAGTAGATGCCGTTGGTGCTACCGTGGGCGTAAAAGGTGTTCGTATCAATGCCGTAAGTCAGGAATTAATCGGGGAAAATATAGATTGTATAGAGTACACATCTATTCCTGAACTTTTTTTATCAAGAATTATGAGCCCTGCTATCATATCTGCCGTTGAAATAGTAAGAAACGAGAACGGTGAGGCTACAAAAGCAATTATTACGCTTCCCTCGGATCAAAAATCAAAAGCTATCGGCAAAAACGGCATAAACATCCGTTTAGCGTCAATGTTAAGCGGATTAAACATCGAACTTGTTGAAAATGACAGTAAGATAGGCAAAACTATCGAAAAGAATGAACCGCAAAAACAAAAAGAGGGTGTTGATGCGCTCAAAGCACTGTTCAATTAA
- a CDS encoding HP0268 family nuclease, with the protein MDLKFARTDITAKPKKAELAKIEASLEKDDSVIFYFDRENSHKDLLELQDYFEAKGKSFYMNEVKYGLADSEYMYQVHIIN; encoded by the coding sequence ATGGATTTAAAATTTGCAAGAACAGATATTACCGCAAAACCGAAAAAAGCAGAATTAGCAAAAATAGAGGCTAGTCTTGAAAAAGACGATAGTGTTATTTTTTATTTTGATAGAGAAAATTCACATAAAGATTTACTGGAACTTCAAGACTATTTTGAAGCAAAAGGAAAAAGCTTTTATATGAACGAGGTTAAGTATGGACTCGCCGACAGTGAGTATATGTACCAAGTTCATATCATAAACTGA
- a CDS encoding helix-turn-helix transcriptional regulator: protein MQVVEKINFLLQEKNMSKKEFAEKLKELSPKLYATGDVPSEQTIYRYLNGSRELKIELIPYIAEILGVSEQELFTFDIEYATNYNHRYSKEIREIVELLPHAPNNVVTYIKEQLSKYKLLNENITSKPL from the coding sequence GTGCAAGTAGTTGAAAAAATTAATTTTTTGCTTCAAGAAAAAAACATGTCCAAAAAAGAGTTTGCTGAGAAGTTAAAGGAATTGTCGCCAAAGCTTTATGCAACTGGTGATGTGCCAAGTGAGCAAACAATTTATAGATATTTAAATGGAAGTAGAGAACTTAAAATCGAATTGATTCCGTACATTGCAGAAATCTTAGGAGTGAGTGAACAAGAGCTTTTTACTTTTGATATTGAGTATGCTACTAATTATAATCATAGATATTCAAAAGAAATTAGAGAAATCGTAGAATTACTTCCTCATGCCCCAAATAATGTAGTTACTTATATAAAGGAGCAACTTTCAAAATATAAACTACTCAATGAAAATATAACATCAAAGCCGTTGTGA
- a CDS encoding ABC transporter permease: MMELLKKILYILFMLFLISIISFLAIHAAPNSFFGAGELNPNMTEEAIAALKSVYGLDKPLSQQYIDWVVNLFSLNFGISFVSGQDVAKEIFKRLPVTLIMNITALVAVFVISLYLGIKSALNYEKKSDYVIRQISLVSFSMPSYYLALLFIIFFSLTLNLFPIAGLHSIEPKEGFSYYLDMAWHLVLPVGVMIFVGLGSMIIYIRSLTLEILKSDYYYFALSRGIDKKKLLRYYILPNLFPPIITLLGLSLPGLIGGSVILESIFGIEGMGQLFFMSALSRDYPIIMGTLMITAFLTLLGNMIADLILLKLNPYMKRS; the protein is encoded by the coding sequence ATGATGGAATTACTGAAAAAAATCTTATATATTTTGTTTATGCTGTTTTTAATCTCCATAATCTCGTTTTTGGCAATTCATGCGGCACCTAATAGTTTCTTTGGGGCAGGCGAGTTAAATCCAAATATGACGGAGGAAGCCATAGCCGCGCTAAAGTCTGTATACGGGCTTGACAAACCACTCTCGCAGCAATATATTGATTGGGTCGTAAATCTTTTTTCGCTAAATTTCGGTATCTCTTTTGTAAGCGGTCAAGATGTTGCAAAAGAGATATTCAAGCGACTTCCTGTTACTTTGATTATGAATATCACTGCACTTGTCGCCGTCTTTGTTATATCTTTGTATCTGGGGATAAAATCGGCTCTAAACTATGAAAAAAAGAGTGATTATGTTATTCGTCAGATATCGCTTGTCTCTTTTTCTATGCCGTCATACTATTTAGCACTGCTTTTTATAATCTTTTTTTCTTTAACTTTAAATCTGTTTCCAATAGCAGGATTGCACTCAATCGAGCCAAAAGAGGGATTTTCTTACTACCTTGACATGGCATGGCACTTGGTCTTGCCGGTCGGAGTTATGATATTTGTAGGTCTTGGAAGCATGATAATCTATATCCGCTCCCTAACTCTGGAGATACTAAAGAGTGATTACTACTACTTTGCACTATCTCGCGGTATTGATAAAAAAAAGCTGCTTCGTTACTATATACTGCCGAATTTGTTTCCGCCGATTATTACGCTTTTGGGATTGTCTTTGCCGGGGCTCATAGGCGGCAGTGTGATTTTAGAGTCTATTTTCGGCATAGAGGGGATGGGTCAGCTCTTTTTTATGAGCGCTCTGAGCCGTGACTATCCGATAATTATGGGTACTTTGATGATAACTGCATTTTTAACGCTTTTGGGGAATATGATTGCGGATTTGATACTGCTAAAACTAAATCCGTATATGAAGAGAAGTTAA
- a CDS encoding lysophospholipid acyltransferase family protein: protein MLKKLFRALALIIVPFVASVIIRLIYATNKKKFHSPSSIGDEPIIFACWHGELLMLPYLYSKYRKIPHAKVLISSHFDGMLISKTIKYFGLGTIAGSTNRNATRVLMQGIRALKDGYDIGITPDGPKGPRHEVADGIIAMAQKANAKIVLVEIKPTKFWQFKSWDKFTIPKPFGTLNYYSTPPIDIASLDVQEAKVLIKKGLLKHEI, encoded by the coding sequence TTGCTTAAAAAACTGTTTCGCGCATTAGCACTTATTATCGTGCCTTTTGTCGCATCTGTAATTATCAGGCTGATATATGCAACAAACAAAAAAAAGTTTCATTCTCCGTCAAGCATAGGGGATGAGCCGATAATTTTTGCTTGCTGGCACGGCGAGCTTTTGATGCTTCCTTATCTCTACTCCAAATACAGAAAAATCCCGCATGCAAAAGTTTTGATATCAAGCCATTTTGACGGGATGTTAATCTCAAAAACTATAAAATATTTTGGACTCGGGACAATAGCAGGCTCAACCAATAGAAATGCAACAAGAGTTCTAATGCAAGGCATAAGAGCATTAAAAGACGGTTATGACATAGGAATTACCCCCGATGGTCCAAAAGGTCCAAGACATGAAGTTGCAGACGGCATAATAGCTATGGCGCAAAAAGCCAATGCTAAAATAGTGCTCGTTGAGATAAAGCCTACTAAGTTTTGGCAGTTTAAGAGTTGGGATAAATTTACTATTCCAAAGCCGTTTGGCACGCTAAACTACTACTCTACTCCACCGATAGATATTGCTTCTTTAGATGTGCAAGAGGCAAAGGTTTTGATTAAAAAGGGACTCTTAAAACATGAAATCTAA
- a CDS encoding Txe/YoeB family addiction module toxin, with product MNLTLTFAYEAWEDYLYWQQTDKKILKKINALIKEIKREPFKGTGEPEPLKYNWSGYWSRRITIEHRLVYKVTENALLIAQCRYHY from the coding sequence ATGAACCTAACTTTAACTTTTGCATATGAGGCTTGGGAAGATTATCTTTACTGGCAGCAAACCGATAAAAAGATTTTAAAAAAGATAAATGCTCTTATCAAAGAGATAAAAAGAGAACCTTTTAAAGGTACGGGCGAACCTGAACCGTTAAAGTACAATTGGTCAGGTTATTGGTCAAGACGCATAACGATAGAGCATAGACTAGTTTATAAAGTAACTGAAAATGCTTTATTGATAGCGCAATGTAGATATCATTACTAA
- a CDS encoding aminoacetone oxidase family FAD-binding enzyme: MKIYDVLILGAGASSLMCASHLDKKLSVAIVDVNGKIAVKLKISGGSKCNVTNVEVSEANYDGDSEFISAVLDSFSKEDLLNYLRTNGVEPVIRKDCYYFCKDSSDEIINIFKRATNHVDMLLDRDILEVKKSDDIFDVKTSKGILRAKSVVVATGGKSYKELGASDIGLIIAKSFGIKTKEFTPALVGLTVQKEQFWMKELSGLSCQVSIKVDDKILKEELLFAHKGISGPAVLSASLYWQKGNIAIDFLPRNNILELIKDSKKLLSSVIPLPKRLSKALLEALGIEDTECKKITNESKEKLVRIHAYEFAPAGNFGFSKAEVSRGGVLTNELNPYTMEALDVKNLYFTGEVVDVTGELGGYNFQWAFSSGFVCAKGINEWCSQGYDESPQSPNL, from the coding sequence ATGAAAATATATGATGTTTTAATACTCGGTGCAGGTGCAAGCTCCCTTATGTGCGCTTCACATTTAGATAAAAAGTTGAGTGTTGCTATTGTGGATGTCAATGGCAAAATTGCCGTGAAACTAAAAATCTCAGGCGGCTCAAAGTGCAATGTTACAAATGTAGAAGTAAGCGAAGCAAACTATGACGGCGATAGTGAATTTATATCAGCCGTTTTAGACAGCTTCTCCAAAGAAGATTTGTTAAACTATTTGCGCACAAACGGTGTAGAACCTGTTATCCGTAAAGATTGCTACTACTTTTGCAAAGATTCTTCCGATGAGATTATAAATATTTTTAAAAGAGCTACTAATCATGTAGATATGCTTTTGGATAGAGATATTTTAGAGGTTAAAAAAAGTGATGATATCTTTGATGTAAAAACTTCAAAGGGTATTTTAAGAGCAAAAAGCGTCGTAGTAGCAACAGGCGGCAAGAGTTACAAAGAGTTGGGTGCAAGCGATATCGGACTGATAATTGCAAAGAGCTTCGGCATCAAAACAAAAGAGTTTACCCCCGCACTTGTCGGACTTACCGTTCAAAAAGAACAGTTTTGGATGAAAGAGTTAAGCGGACTTAGCTGCCAAGTGAGTATAAAAGTGGATGACAAAATCTTAAAAGAGGAGCTTCTTTTTGCCCACAAAGGCATAAGCGGACCCGCCGTTCTCTCTGCATCGCTCTACTGGCAAAAGGGAAATATTGCGATAGATTTTTTACCGAGAAATAATATTTTGGAGCTTATCAAAGATAGCAAAAAACTGCTTAGCTCCGTAATCCCTTTACCAAAAAGATTATCAAAAGCTCTTTTAGAAGCACTTGGCATAGAAGATACGGAGTGCAAAAAAATTACAAACGAGAGTAAAGAGAAACTAGTGCGTATTCACGCTTACGAGTTCGCACCGGCAGGAAATTTCGGTTTTAGCAAAGCCGAAGTCTCTCGCGGCGGAGTACTTACGAATGAATTAAACCCATATACAATGGAAGCTTTAGATGTAAAAAATCTATATTTTACAGGCGAAGTAGTAGATGTAACGGGAGAACTCGGCGGATACAATTTTCAGTGGGCTTTTAGCAGCGGATTCGTATGTGCAAAAGGGATAAACGAGTGGTGCTCACAAGGTTACGATGAATCTCCACAAAGCCCCAATTTATGA
- the miaB gene encoding tRNA (N6-isopentenyl adenosine(37)-C2)-methylthiotransferase MiaB — protein sequence MSKKLFIETLGCAMNSRDSEHIIAELREKEGYETTDDLKSADLILINTCSVREKPVAKLFSELGVFNKKKKEGAKIGVCGCTASHLGEEIIKRASYVSFVLGARNVSKIAEILHKDKAVEVDINYDESEFAFNDFRTSPYKAYINISIGCDKSCTYCIVPKTRGDEISIPAELILREAQKAVNAGARELFLLGQNVNNYGRRFSGEHENVNFTELLRRLSKIEGLERIRFTSPHPFHMDDEFIEEFAKNPKICKSMHMPLQSGSTKVLKDMKRGYTKEWFLNRVEKLRNVCPDVSLSTDIIVAFPGESDEDFQDTLDVMKRVRFDQIFSFKYSPRPETEAEHFTNVIDEDVASFRLTTLQNLHTDILDEKNQTHLGKVYSVYFEDLNQGYYVSGRSDNNLVIKVKGSDELLGQFRDVKITEIGRTILTGEVVA from the coding sequence GTGTCGAAAAAACTATTTATTGAAACGCTGGGCTGTGCTATGAACTCCCGCGACAGTGAGCATATTATTGCCGAGTTGCGAGAAAAAGAGGGGTATGAGACTACCGATGATTTAAAAAGCGCCGACCTTATTTTGATAAATACATGTTCAGTTAGAGAAAAGCCGGTTGCAAAACTCTTCTCAGAGCTTGGAGTTTTTAACAAAAAGAAAAAAGAGGGAGCCAAGATAGGTGTTTGCGGCTGTACCGCATCACACCTCGGCGAAGAGATAATCAAAAGAGCTTCATATGTAAGTTTTGTTTTGGGTGCGAGAAATGTATCTAAGATTGCAGAGATTTTGCATAAAGATAAAGCCGTTGAGGTAGATATAAACTATGATGAGAGCGAATTTGCTTTTAATGATTTTAGAACATCACCGTATAAAGCGTATATAAATATCTCAATCGGATGCGATAAATCTTGTACATACTGCATAGTTCCAAAAACGCGCGGAGACGAGATATCTATCCCTGCAGAACTTATTTTGCGTGAAGCGCAAAAAGCGGTTAATGCAGGAGCAAGAGAGCTTTTTCTTTTGGGGCAAAATGTAAACAATTACGGTCGCCGTTTTTCCGGAGAGCATGAGAATGTAAACTTTACGGAACTTTTAAGAAGACTTAGTAAGATAGAGGGTTTAGAGAGAATCCGTTTTACATCGCCGCATCCGTTTCATATGGATGACGAGTTTATTGAAGAGTTTGCAAAAAACCCTAAAATCTGTAAATCGATGCATATGCCGCTTCAAAGCGGTTCAACAAAAGTTCTAAAAGATATGAAGAGGGGATATACGAAAGAGTGGTTTTTAAACAGAGTCGAAAAGCTTAGAAATGTATGTCCGGATGTCAGTTTGTCTACCGACATAATCGTTGCATTTCCGGGAGAGAGCGATGAAGATTTCCAAGATACGCTCGATGTTATGAAGCGCGTCAGATTTGATCAGATATTTTCGTTTAAGTATTCGCCGCGACCTGAGACGGAGGCTGAACATTTTACAAATGTTATAGATGAAGATGTAGCATCTTTCAGGCTTACAACGCTTCAAAATCTTCATACGGATATCTTGGATGAAAAAAACCAGACTCATTTGGGTAAAGTTTACAGCGTCTATTTTGAAGATTTAAACCAAGGCTATTATGTAAGCGGCAGAAGCGATAACAATTTGGTTATAAAAGTCAAAGGTTCAGATGAACTTTTAGGTCAATTCAGAGATGTAAAAATCACTGAAATCGGCAGAACAATTTTAACCGGAGAAGTTGTTGCTTAA
- a CDS encoding tyrosine-type recombinase/integrase, with protein MKKSIEAKVKEFLTYIEEIRGYSDLTIKSYDESLKEALLHIEIVQEDKHLLFNLMPYRIKISSLNPKTISKKLSAIRSFASYLNDNNTVVIVKADESVKIAKTLPKPISHEHILEALYCGEPIERLVITLFYTLGLRISELASLEINNISDEWVRVVGKGNKQRDIPLLAQTKKLLDEYLSVSPKKRFVFEKNGEKLSQNSLRYIIIKVFRRVGLKVTPHQLRHSYASQLLNGSAPIVDVSELLGHSSMATTQIYTKLGSALKQQNYKTAHPLCGVGEK; from the coding sequence TTGAAAAAGTCAATAGAAGCTAAAGTCAAAGAATTTTTGACATATATTGAAGAGATAAGAGGGTACTCTGATTTGACTATCAAGAGTTACGATGAATCTCTAAAAGAAGCACTGCTGCATATAGAAATTGTTCAAGAAGATAAACATCTGCTTTTCAATCTAATGCCTTATCGTATAAAAATTTCTTCGCTAAATCCAAAAACAATCAGCAAAAAACTTAGCGCAATTCGCTCTTTTGCAAGTTATCTTAACGATAACAATACGGTAGTTATAGTAAAAGCAGATGAGAGTGTTAAAATAGCCAAAACTCTGCCAAAACCGATTTCCCATGAACATATACTTGAAGCTTTATATTGCGGCGAACCGATAGAGAGATTAGTGATAACGCTTTTTTATACTCTTGGGCTTAGGATATCGGAACTTGCATCGCTGGAGATAAACAATATCTCTGATGAATGGGTCAGAGTTGTAGGAAAAGGTAATAAACAAAGAGATATTCCGCTTTTGGCTCAGACAAAAAAATTATTGGACGAATATTTAAGCGTATCACCAAAAAAAAGATTTGTTTTTGAGAAAAATGGCGAAAAATTAAGCCAAAACAGTCTAAGATATATTATTATAAAAGTCTTTAGAAGAGTCGGGCTTAAAGTTACTCCTCATCAACTTCGTCACTCTTATGCATCTCAGTTATTAAACGGTAGTGCGCCGATTGTCGATGTTAGTGAATTGCTGGGGCATTCATCTATGGCAACAACACAGATATATACAAAATTGGGCAGTGCATTGAAACAACAAAATTACAAGACGGCTCACCCTCTTTGCGGAGTCGGTGAAAAATGA